Sequence from the Pseudoalteromonas espejiana DSM 9414 genome:
CTTACTCAGATTCGACGTTATGTTTTTTTGATGAATATAGTTTTGAGTCTAGTTTAGATAAAGACGCCATGTACCTTTTTAATGAGGGGAGTTTAGAACACGCTTATAAGCATTTAGGTGCTCACTTTGTTAGCCAGCAAGGTATTGAAGGCGTACGTTTTTGTGTATGGGCACCGAATGCTGCGAGTGTGTCTGTTATTGGTGAGTTTAACTTTTGGCAAGCTAATCGTCATTTTATGCGGTTTCATCCTGCAAGTGGAGTGTGGGAATTATTTATAGCGGAGCTTAAAGCGGATACCTGCTATAAGTTTTCAATTGTTACACAATCAGGTGAAGTACTTGAAAAAGCCGACCCCTTTGCTTTTAAAATGCAGCAAGCGCCTGGTACTGCCAGTGTATTACAACAAACAACTCCAGCAATTAAACTTAGCGACTCTGCGTTAAAAAACCGACAAAAACGCAACCACATTGACGCACCCGTTAGTATTTACGAAGTGCATTTAGGGTCTTGGCAGCGCGCAGAGGGTAACAGATACCTAAGCTATAATGAACTTGCCGATAAGCTTATAGCGTACACGCTCGAAATGGGTTTTACCCACATACAACTAATGCCTATTAGTGAATACCCATTTGATGGTTCTTGGGGTTATCAGCCTGTAGGATTATTTGCGCCTTCAAGTCGATTTGGTGATTACGCCAGCTTTAAATATTTTATAGAGCAATGCCATAAAGCTAATTTAGGCGTGTTGCTTGATTGGGTGCCTGGGCACTTTCCTAGTGACCCACATGGGCTTCATCACTTTGACGGCACTCATTTATTTGAACATGCCGATGTACGCCAAGGGTTTCACCCAGATTGGAATACATATATTTACAACTACGATAGGCCTGAGGTTAAGAGCTTTTTAATCTCAAATGCAATGTATTGGCTAGAGCAATTTGGCCTTGATGGTTTGCGCGTAGATGCAGTGGCATCAATGCTTTATTTAGATTACAGCCGTAAAGAAGGTGAGTGGGTTGCCAATTGCTATGGTGGTCGAGAAAACTTAGGGGCAATAGAGTGTCTAAAACAAGTTAATTTACGCAGCTACAAAAATAATCCCGGAATTATGATGGTTGCTGAAGAGTCAACCGCGTGGCCAGGTGTTACACAAAGCGTTGAACATAATGGTTTAGGTTTTGGTTATAAATGGAATATGGGGTGGATGAACGACAGCTTGCATTACATGCAACACGATCCTTTGTATCGGCAGCATCATCACCACGAAATGACATTTTCGATGGTGTATGCATTTAGCGAAAATTACATATTACCGCTTAGCCACGATGAAGTCGTTCACGGTAAAGGCTCTTTAATTGAAAAAATGCCTGGGGACGAGTGGCAAAAATTTGCGAATTTACGTTCTTATTATGCCTTTATGTGGGCACATCCTGGCAAAAAACTATTATTTATGGGAAGTGAAATAGCGCAGCGAAAAGAGTGGGATCATAACCACTCAATTGATTGGCACTTGCTTGAACATAAAAGCCATACTGGTATTCAAAACACCGTACAGGCCCTTAATAACATATATAAAACACACCCCGCACTTTATGAGCTAGATAGCAGCCCCGCAGGTTTTGAATGGATAGATAACAATAATAATGAGCAAAGCATATTTAGCTTTGTGCGTTATGCAAAAAATGCGCATGACTTTGTCGTTGTTATCGCTAACTTTACCCCTGTGTCATATCGAAATTACGAGTTGGGCGTACCAAGTGCAGGAAAATATAAGGTTATTTTAAATACCGATGAAGATAGTTTTTTTGGCTCCGGTGTTGAGGTAACAGCTAATGCACAAGGTGTTATAAGCGCTAAAAAAAGGAATGCTCATGGGTTTGCACATACCATTAATATTTCAATTGGTGGATTAACCACTATTTATTTACAAAGGGTTGAAGATGAGTAATCGATTTGAGGTTTCACATGGACAACCTAAGCCGTTAGGCGCCAACCTAGCTGATAATGGCGTAAACTTCAGCCTTTATGCTCCGCATGCATCTCAAGCCTATGTTTGTTTATTTGATAAAAGCGGTCATTCTGAAATTTTAAAAGTAACTATGCACATCAATGAAGGCGGTATATGGAGTGCCCACGTTGCGCCTTTAAATGAAGGCGCTTTATATGGCTTTCGTGTTGAAGGGGAATACAGCCCAGAAAAAGGTTTATTATTTAACGAAAATAAACTCCTTATAGACCCCTACGCAAAAGACTTATTTGGTGAATTTACTTGGAGTGAACGTCATTACGGGCAAATGCCTATAGGCACAAAAAGCACCGTTAATAACGCGATAGATATTCCTAAATCGCGTGTAATAAATAGTAAGCCTTATACAGATAAAAAACCAAATCATAGCTGGTGCAACACAGTTATATACGAATGTCATGTTAAAGGGGCTACTTGCCGCCATCCTAATATACCTAAAAACTTACAAGGCAAATTTTTAGGCCTAAGCCATCCTAGCTTTATTGAACACTTACACAATTTGGGCGTTACAGCCATTGAGCTACTTCCTGTGCACGCCTTTATTAGTGAGCAATTTTTAACAGCTAAAGGTTTGCAAAATTACTGGGGCTACAACACTTTAAACTTCTTTACACCGCATAAAGACTATTTAATTGATGATGATATCAATGAGTTTAAGCAAATGGTTAGTGAGCTGCACGCTGCAAATATAGAGGTGATTTTAGATGTTGTTTACAACCATACCGCAGAAGCTGGCACGGATGGGCCTATTTTATCGTTAAGAGGCTTAGACAATTTAGCTTACTACCGCACG
This genomic interval carries:
- the glgB gene encoding 1,4-alpha-glucan branching protein GlgB, which produces MRSTAPKDPMHTHYDAQVNALQGGRFKDPFSFLGVHSYKSSYEIRVFLPAAQSVSISINDKKIAAKRYNNSDLFIACVTEAPCAPYMCEATYSDSTLCFFDEYSFESSLDKDAMYLFNEGSLEHAYKHLGAHFVSQQGIEGVRFCVWAPNAASVSVIGEFNFWQANRHFMRFHPASGVWELFIAELKADTCYKFSIVTQSGEVLEKADPFAFKMQQAPGTASVLQQTTPAIKLSDSALKNRQKRNHIDAPVSIYEVHLGSWQRAEGNRYLSYNELADKLIAYTLEMGFTHIQLMPISEYPFDGSWGYQPVGLFAPSSRFGDYASFKYFIEQCHKANLGVLLDWVPGHFPSDPHGLHHFDGTHLFEHADVRQGFHPDWNTYIYNYDRPEVKSFLISNAMYWLEQFGLDGLRVDAVASMLYLDYSRKEGEWVANCYGGRENLGAIECLKQVNLRSYKNNPGIMMVAEESTAWPGVTQSVEHNGLGFGYKWNMGWMNDSLHYMQHDPLYRQHHHHEMTFSMVYAFSENYILPLSHDEVVHGKGSLIEKMPGDEWQKFANLRSYYAFMWAHPGKKLLFMGSEIAQRKEWDHNHSIDWHLLEHKSHTGIQNTVQALNNIYKTHPALYELDSSPAGFEWIDNNNNEQSIFSFVRYAKNAHDFVVVIANFTPVSYRNYELGVPSAGKYKVILNTDEDSFFGSGVEVTANAQGVISAKKRNAHGFAHTINISIGGLTTIYLQRVEDE